A genomic window from Streptomyces mirabilis includes:
- a CDS encoding DUF3145 domain-containing protein — MTTRGVLYVHSAPRALCPHVEWAVAGVLGTRVNLDWIRQPASPGTWRSEFSWKGEVGTASKLASALRGWQMLRFEVTAEPCPTAEGERYSCTPELGIFHAVTGIHGDILIPEDRLRAALLRSQRGESDLESDLAKLLGKPWDDELEPFRYAGEGAPVRWLHQVV; from the coding sequence GTGACGACACGTGGAGTTCTCTACGTGCACTCCGCGCCCCGCGCGCTGTGCCCGCACGTCGAGTGGGCGGTCGCGGGCGTGCTCGGTACCCGCGTCAACCTCGACTGGATCCGGCAGCCCGCCTCGCCGGGCACCTGGAGATCCGAGTTCTCCTGGAAGGGCGAGGTGGGCACCGCCTCCAAGCTGGCCTCCGCGCTGCGCGGCTGGCAGATGCTGCGCTTCGAGGTCACCGCCGAGCCCTGCCCCACAGCCGAGGGCGAGCGCTACAGCTGCACCCCCGAACTGGGCATCTTCCACGCCGTCACCGGAATCCACGGCGACATCCTGATCCCCGAGGACCGTCTGCGCGCCGCCCTCCTGCGCTCCCAGCGCGGCGAGAGCGACCTGGAGTCCGACCTCGCCAAACTCCTGGGCAAGCCCTGGGACGACGAACTGGAACCCTTCCGCTACGCGGGCGAGGGCGCCCCGGTCCGCTGGCTCCACCAGGTGGTCTGA
- a CDS encoding SGNH/GDSL hydrolase family protein, producing the protein MRHRSHRSRAALALVSAALLGVAVAGCDAVGDNSPAPRGTTAKAFPKPTPTWDRSPTSMAAVGDSITRGFDACTVLSDCPEVSWATGSDTKVKSLAVRLLGQAGAAERSWNYAVTGARMADLPDQMAQAVTNKPELVTVMAGANDACRSSVSAMTPVAEFRAEFEDAMDTLRKALPKTQVYVSSVPDLKRLWSEGRSNPLGKQIWKLGICPSMLGDADSLTTTAMRRRTTVQDRVEAYNQVLKEVCAKDRHCRFDGGAVFDYRFGTDQLSHWDWFHPSRDGQARLAEMAYRVVTATRPVS; encoded by the coding sequence ATGCGTCACAGGAGTCACCGTTCTCGGGCCGCCCTCGCCCTCGTGTCGGCGGCTCTCCTGGGCGTCGCCGTCGCCGGCTGCGACGCCGTCGGTGACAACTCCCCGGCGCCCCGGGGCACGACGGCCAAGGCGTTCCCGAAGCCGACCCCCACCTGGGACCGCAGCCCGACGTCGATGGCCGCCGTCGGGGACTCCATCACCCGCGGCTTCGACGCGTGCACCGTGCTGTCCGACTGTCCGGAGGTGTCCTGGGCCACCGGCAGCGACACGAAGGTCAAGAGCCTCGCCGTGCGGCTGCTCGGGCAGGCCGGGGCCGCCGAGCGCAGCTGGAACTACGCGGTGACCGGTGCCCGGATGGCGGATCTCCCCGACCAGATGGCACAGGCCGTCACGAACAAGCCGGAGCTGGTGACCGTGATGGCGGGCGCGAACGACGCCTGCCGCTCGTCGGTGTCGGCGATGACCCCCGTCGCCGAGTTCCGCGCCGAGTTCGAGGACGCCATGGACACGCTGCGCAAGGCGCTGCCCAAGACCCAGGTGTACGTGTCGAGCGTGCCGGATCTGAAGCGGCTGTGGTCCGAGGGGCGGAGCAACCCGCTGGGCAAGCAGATCTGGAAGCTGGGTATCTGCCCCTCGATGCTGGGCGACGCGGACTCCCTGACCACGACGGCGATGCGGCGACGCACGACGGTGCAGGACCGGGTGGAGGCGTACAACCAGGTCCTGAAGGAGGTGTGCGCCAAGGACCGGCACTGCCGCTTCGACGGGGGCGCGGTCTTCGACTACCGCTTCGGCACGGACCAGCTGAGCCACTGGGACTGGTTCCACCCGAGCAGGGACGGGCAGGCGCGGCTCGCGGAGATGGCCTATCGGGTGGTGACGGCGACGAGGCCGGTGAGCTAG
- a CDS encoding aldose epimerase family protein, whose translation MHCEFFGTLPDGTPIHRWTLERAGVRVRILTYGGIVQSVEVPDRDGVRADVVLGFPDLDGYLTHTGPYFGALVGRYANRIAGGRFLLDGHTYHLAQNNPPNSLHGGERGFDKRVWDAEPVDHGLRLTRVSPHGEEGFPGRLEASATYTLDEAGALGIAYEAVTDAPTVVNLTNHTYWNLAGMGNAGGHELRLDASRLTSVDADLIPTGALDAVDGTRFDFRTARKVGAGYDHNLVLDKGLTQTAVEVAELHDPSSGRTLTVATTEPGLQLYTAEHLSDPFAPGDGVALETQHFPDSPNRPEFPSTELRPGGVYRSETVYGFGVRDQ comes from the coding sequence ATGCACTGCGAATTCTTCGGAACCCTTCCCGACGGCACCCCGATCCACCGCTGGACGCTGGAGCGTGCCGGGGTGCGGGTGCGGATCCTGACGTACGGCGGGATCGTCCAGTCGGTCGAGGTCCCGGACCGGGACGGGGTGCGCGCGGACGTGGTACTGGGGTTCCCCGACCTCGACGGCTATCTGACGCACACGGGGCCGTACTTCGGGGCGCTCGTCGGGCGGTACGCGAACCGGATCGCCGGGGGCCGCTTCCTGCTCGACGGCCACACCTATCACCTGGCGCAGAACAACCCGCCCAACTCCCTGCACGGCGGGGAGCGCGGCTTCGACAAGCGGGTGTGGGACGCGGAACCGGTCGATCACGGGCTGCGCCTGACCCGGGTCTCCCCGCACGGCGAGGAGGGCTTCCCGGGCCGCCTGGAGGCCTCGGCGACGTACACGCTGGACGAGGCGGGCGCGCTGGGGATCGCGTACGAGGCGGTCACGGACGCGCCGACCGTGGTGAACCTGACGAACCACACGTACTGGAACCTGGCCGGTATGGGCAACGCCGGCGGCCACGAACTCCGCCTGGACGCCTCGCGCTTGACGTCGGTGGACGCCGATCTGATCCCCACCGGGGCGCTGGACGCCGTCGACGGGACGCGGTTCGACTTCCGTACGGCGCGGAAGGTCGGCGCCGGCTACGACCACAACCTCGTCCTCGACAAGGGGCTCACGCAGACCGCCGTCGAGGTCGCCGAGCTGCACGACCCGTCCTCCGGGCGGACGCTGACGGTCGCGACCACCGAACCCGGGCTCCAGCTGTACACCGCGGAGCACCTGAGCGACCCCTTCGCCCCCGGGGACGGCGTCGCGCTGGAGACCCAGCACTTCCCCGACTCCCCCAACCGGCCCGAGTTCCCGAGCACGGAACTGCGGCCGGGCGGGGTGTACCGGTCGGAGACCGTGTACGGGTTCGGCGTCCGCGACCAGTAG
- a CDS encoding glycoside hydrolase family 3 protein — MAGTRTPADEAREAVVEAALGKLDLDAKTRLLAGQDMWSLPALPEIGLKPLVMSDGPIGVRGVHWTADDPSIALPSPTALAATWDPALARRAGALLAQEARRKQVHVLLAPTVNLHRSPLGGRHFEAYSEDPYLTGEIGSGYVQGVQSGGVGTTVKHFVANDAETERFTVNNLLSERALRELYLAPFEAIVAQAHPWGIMTAYNTVNGTTMTEHHHLVNEILRGEWGFDGFNVSDWTAARATAGAIEGGLDVAMPGPRTVYGEALAAAVRAGGVEEAKVDEAVRNVLRLAARVGVLEGAEPVVTEPPATVDGEALAREIARRSFVLVRNQGALPLGGGRGEGHGEARGEGHKVALIGAAARDARILGGGSATVFPARVVPPLDGLTAVLPEGSLTYAVGADPNEELAVADRGFTLRAVCRDRDGAVIGTGSAPNGQIQWMGDDLPEGVTHATLHSVELTGTFTPRESGTHTLGIKGLGAFTLTVDGTVHFDDIQRGTKDDPFEAFFGAPVERAQVDLVAGETYEVALRHVIVVPEGAPLKVVGFALAHQDPRRDPDELIAEAVDAARAADTAVVVVATTDRVESEGFDRKDLRLPGRQDELVHAVAAANPNTVVVVNAGSPVELPWREEVAAVLLGWFPGQEGGAALADVLTGAHEPGGRLPTTWGSLTAAPVTQVVPADGELPYTEGVFIGYRAWEKEGRTPSYAFGHGLGYTDWTYESIELGDGDGGAGSGVDAGSGAGSDSGTTTVTVRVRNSGARAGREVVQVYLAPVEADAGRPARWLAAFAGVEAGPGESVDVVLVLPRRAFEVWDESTGAWVFVKGSYEIAAGRSIVDRRVAATINV, encoded by the coding sequence ATGGCGGGAACGCGCACACCGGCCGACGAGGCCCGCGAGGCGGTCGTCGAGGCGGCCCTCGGCAAGCTGGACCTGGACGCGAAGACGAGGCTGCTCGCCGGGCAGGACATGTGGTCGCTGCCCGCGCTGCCCGAGATCGGCCTCAAGCCCCTCGTCATGTCCGACGGCCCGATCGGCGTACGCGGTGTCCACTGGACCGCAGACGACCCGTCGATCGCGCTCCCCTCGCCGACCGCGCTCGCCGCCACCTGGGACCCGGCCCTCGCGCGCCGGGCGGGCGCCCTGCTCGCCCAGGAGGCCCGCCGCAAGCAGGTCCACGTCCTCCTCGCGCCCACCGTCAACCTGCACCGCTCTCCGCTCGGCGGCCGCCACTTCGAGGCGTACAGCGAGGACCCGTACCTGACCGGCGAGATCGGCTCCGGCTATGTCCAGGGCGTCCAGTCGGGCGGCGTCGGCACCACCGTCAAGCACTTCGTCGCCAACGACGCCGAGACCGAGCGCTTCACGGTGAACAACCTGCTCTCCGAACGCGCCCTGCGCGAGCTGTACCTGGCCCCCTTCGAGGCCATCGTCGCCCAGGCCCACCCCTGGGGCATCATGACCGCCTACAACACGGTCAACGGCACCACGATGACCGAGCACCACCACCTCGTGAACGAGATCCTGCGCGGCGAGTGGGGCTTCGACGGCTTCAACGTCTCCGACTGGACCGCCGCCCGCGCCACGGCCGGCGCCATCGAGGGCGGTCTCGACGTCGCCATGCCCGGCCCCCGGACCGTGTACGGGGAGGCGCTCGCCGCCGCCGTCCGCGCGGGCGGGGTCGAGGAGGCCAAGGTCGACGAGGCCGTCCGCAACGTCCTGCGGCTCGCCGCCCGCGTCGGCGTCCTGGAGGGCGCCGAGCCGGTCGTCACCGAACCGCCCGCGACGGTGGACGGCGAGGCCCTGGCCCGCGAGATCGCCCGCCGCTCCTTCGTCCTCGTGCGCAACCAAGGGGCTCTTCCGCTCGGGGGAGGGCGCGGGGAAGGGCACGGCGAAGCGCGCGGCGAAGGGCACAAGGTCGCCCTGATCGGCGCCGCCGCCCGCGACGCCCGCATCCTCGGCGGCGGCTCCGCCACCGTCTTCCCCGCCCGGGTCGTCCCGCCCCTCGACGGCCTCACCGCCGTCCTCCCCGAGGGCAGCCTCACGTACGCCGTCGGCGCCGACCCGAACGAGGAACTCGCCGTCGCCGACAGGGGGTTCACCCTGCGGGCCGTCTGCCGCGACCGGGACGGCGCGGTCATCGGCACCGGCTCGGCCCCCAACGGCCAGATCCAGTGGATGGGTGACGACCTCCCCGAAGGCGTCACCCACGCCACCCTCCACAGCGTCGAACTGACCGGCACCTTCACCCCGCGCGAGAGCGGCACCCACACCCTCGGCATCAAGGGCCTCGGCGCGTTCACGCTCACCGTCGACGGCACGGTCCACTTCGACGACATCCAGCGCGGCACGAAGGACGACCCCTTCGAGGCGTTCTTCGGCGCCCCCGTCGAGCGCGCCCAGGTGGATCTCGTCGCCGGTGAGACGTACGAGGTGGCGCTGCGGCACGTCATCGTCGTCCCCGAGGGCGCGCCGCTGAAGGTGGTCGGCTTCGCACTCGCCCACCAGGACCCGCGCCGCGACCCCGACGAACTCATCGCCGAGGCCGTCGATGCCGCCCGCGCCGCCGACACCGCCGTCGTGGTGGTCGCCACCACCGACCGCGTCGAGTCCGAGGGCTTCGACCGCAAGGACCTCCGGCTGCCCGGCCGTCAGGACGAGCTGGTGCACGCCGTCGCCGCCGCCAACCCGAACACCGTCGTGGTCGTCAACGCCGGCTCCCCGGTCGAGCTGCCGTGGCGCGAGGAGGTCGCGGCCGTACTGCTCGGCTGGTTCCCCGGCCAGGAGGGCGGCGCCGCCCTCGCCGACGTCCTCACCGGCGCCCACGAGCCCGGCGGCCGGCTGCCCACCACCTGGGGTTCCCTCACGGCCGCCCCGGTCACCCAGGTGGTCCCGGCCGACGGCGAACTCCCGTACACCGAGGGCGTGTTCATCGGCTACCGCGCCTGGGAGAAGGAGGGCAGGACCCCCTCGTACGCCTTCGGACACGGCCTCGGCTACACCGACTGGACGTACGAGTCGATCGAGCTCGGCGACGGCGACGGCGGTGCCGGTTCCGGTGTCGACGCCGGTTCGGGTGCCGGTTCCGATTCGGGTACGACGACGGTCACGGTCCGCGTCCGCAACTCCGGTGCGCGGGCCGGGCGCGAGGTCGTCCAGGTCTATCTGGCGCCCGTCGAGGCCGACGCCGGGCGTCCGGCCCGGTGGCTCGCCGCCTTCGCGGGCGTCGAGGCGGGCCCCGGCGAGAGCGTCGACGTCGTCCTCGTACTCCCGCGCCGGGCCTTCGAGGTCTGGGACGAGAGCACCGGAGCCTGGGTGTTTGTGAAGGGTTCGTACGAGATTGCTGCGGGTCGCTCGATCGTCGACCGTCGGGTCGCGGCGACGATTAACGTCTGA
- a CDS encoding TetR/AcrR family transcriptional regulator, translating to MPYGDAMSTRARSEERRAEIVRAALEVIAERGYRGASMASVAERVGLTQQGLLHYFPTKDALLVAVLEERDQWDAVPDTQWRVDLLASLVEYNAMRPGIIQTFSALLGESVTEGHPAREYFTERYARVRASMAAVLRAEYGERLPNGLTPERTAPLLVAVMDGLQFQWLLDPESVDMPGAFRDFLALLGED from the coding sequence ATGCCGTACGGTGACGCCATGAGCACCAGGGCCAGAAGCGAGGAGCGGCGCGCCGAGATCGTCCGGGCGGCCCTGGAGGTGATCGCCGAGCGCGGCTACCGGGGCGCGAGCATGGCGTCGGTCGCGGAACGCGTGGGGCTGACCCAGCAGGGGCTGCTGCACTACTTCCCGACGAAGGACGCGCTGCTCGTCGCGGTGCTCGAGGAGCGGGACCAGTGGGACGCCGTGCCCGACACCCAGTGGCGGGTCGACCTGCTCGCCTCACTGGTCGAGTACAACGCCATGCGGCCCGGGATCATCCAGACGTTCTCGGCGCTGCTCGGCGAGAGCGTCACCGAGGGGCACCCGGCGCGCGAGTACTTCACCGAGCGGTACGCGCGGGTGCGCGCGAGCATGGCGGCGGTGCTGCGCGCCGAGTACGGGGAGCGGCTGCCGAACGGGCTCACGCCCGAGCGCACCGCCCCGCTGCTGGTGGCGGTGATGGACGGCCTCCAGTTCCAGTGGCTCCTGGACCCGGAGTCGGTGGACATGCCGGGCGCGTTCCGGGACTTCCTCGCGCTGCTCGGCGAGGACTGA
- a CDS encoding YrdB family protein: MKAVNLGVLFLIELGALAAVGYWGFTRAAATPPSWLVGLGAPAVLITLWALFGSQKASYKTRGAVRIGFELLWFGAGVAALAFAGAHGWAIAFAAVCAVSKTLAVVWHQ, encoded by the coding sequence ATGAAGGCAGTGAACCTGGGCGTCCTCTTCCTCATCGAACTCGGCGCCCTCGCGGCCGTCGGGTACTGGGGGTTCACCCGCGCCGCGGCGACGCCGCCGAGCTGGCTCGTCGGCCTGGGCGCCCCGGCCGTACTCATCACGCTGTGGGCGCTGTTCGGCTCGCAGAAGGCGTCGTACAAGACGCGCGGCGCGGTCCGCATCGGTTTCGAACTGCTCTGGTTCGGGGCCGGCGTGGCCGCGCTGGCCTTCGCCGGGGCCCACGGGTGGGCGATCGCCTTCGCCGCCGTCTGTGCGGTGAGCAAGACGCTGGCCGTGGTCTGGCACCAGTAG
- a CDS encoding RidA family protein translates to MQITLDNPSSAPGPANGYYSQVARVELPGAGALLYLSGQVAEGADLTEQSRGVFETIDALLGAHGAGLADIINIRTYLTDITRLPAYGAVRAQYLTGAPPTSMTFEVSRLFKPEALIEIEVVAAVPAVPAPRDAHGPE, encoded by the coding sequence ATGCAGATCACGCTGGACAACCCGTCCTCGGCGCCGGGGCCGGCCAACGGCTACTACTCCCAGGTCGCCCGGGTCGAACTGCCGGGTGCGGGAGCCCTGTTGTACCTCTCCGGACAGGTCGCGGAGGGCGCCGACCTCACCGAACAGAGCCGCGGGGTCTTCGAGACCATCGACGCCCTGCTGGGGGCGCACGGGGCAGGCCTGGCGGACATCATCAACATCCGTACGTATCTGACGGACATCACCCGACTCCCCGCCTACGGTGCCGTACGTGCCCAGTACCTCACCGGTGCCCCGCCCACCAGCATGACTTTCGAGGTCTCCCGCCTCTTCAAGCCGGAGGCCCTGATCGAGATCGAGGTCGTGGCCGCCGTACCGGCCGTACCGGCTCCGCGTGACGCACACGGGCCGGAGTGA
- a CDS encoding NAD(P)-dependent oxidoreductase: MEKIAFLGLGHMGAAMARRLLAAGFPLTVWNRTAEKAEPLVAEGATLATSPAEAVRGADVVITMLANPAALDTVADAIVPELRRGTTWVEMSTVGPDVVKDLAARLGEGVTFVDAPVAGSTDKAAAGQLGILAGGELTGVGHVLVHMGTVTRTGPLGSGAALKLIVNTALLGGVALVAETMALADKLGIDEKVARTALANGPLGGAVGRAFAEDVHFATALAAKDVALATKVAELPVLEAVLEHYKRAAADPAVAGADIATAVEHIRRSA, translated from the coding sequence ATGGAAAAGATCGCATTCCTCGGGCTCGGGCACATGGGCGCCGCGATGGCACGCCGCCTTCTCGCCGCGGGATTCCCGCTGACCGTCTGGAACCGCACCGCCGAGAAGGCCGAGCCGCTGGTCGCCGAGGGCGCCACCCTCGCCACGTCCCCGGCCGAGGCCGTACGGGGCGCGGACGTGGTGATCACCATGCTCGCCAACCCGGCCGCGCTCGACACGGTCGCGGACGCCATCGTGCCGGAGCTGCGCCGGGGCACCACCTGGGTGGAGATGTCGACCGTCGGCCCCGACGTGGTCAAGGACCTCGCCGCCCGGCTCGGGGAGGGCGTGACGTTCGTCGACGCGCCCGTGGCGGGCAGCACGGACAAGGCGGCCGCCGGGCAGCTCGGCATCCTCGCGGGCGGCGAGCTGACGGGCGTCGGGCACGTGCTCGTCCATATGGGCACCGTCACCCGCACCGGCCCGCTGGGCTCCGGCGCCGCGCTCAAGCTCATCGTCAACACGGCCCTGCTCGGCGGGGTCGCCCTCGTCGCCGAGACCATGGCCCTCGCGGACAAGCTCGGCATCGACGAGAAGGTGGCGCGCACCGCGCTCGCGAACGGCCCGCTCGGCGGCGCCGTCGGCCGCGCCTTCGCCGAGGACGTGCACTTCGCCACCGCGCTCGCCGCCAAGGACGTCGCCCTCGCCACGAAGGTCGCCGAACTCCCCGTACTCGAAGCGGTGTTGGAGCACTACAAGCGGGCCGCCGCCGATCCCGCCGTCGCCGGCGCGGACATCGCGACGGCCGTCGAACACATCCGCCGCTCCGCCTGA
- a CDS encoding LysR family transcriptional regulator — MALMPNPHAVPDLSTTWLRVFLEVARHGSFTVAARALGWTQSAVSRQIASLESALGGAPLFDRLPRGVRLTEAGRFLVPHAEAVVERLHDANRELAALRRVAGGRLRFGAFATADAALVPRAIAAFRLRHPGVRLTREEGLTPVLLERLSAGGLDLAIVSTTGRAPLDPYTLHHLLDESLYVAVPADHPLAAEPSVRLPQLADADWISGSARPEGTLLDAALRHGFRPRVAHVVAEWTAKQGYVAAGLGVTLVPALAAESVRPDIALLAVRDEEAPARAVYAATVRGRSLGPAARAFLGALREAATRLPT; from the coding sequence ATGGCTCTCATGCCCAACCCGCATGCCGTACCCGACCTCTCCACCACCTGGCTGCGGGTCTTCCTGGAGGTCGCCCGACACGGCTCGTTCACGGTGGCCGCGCGGGCCCTCGGCTGGACGCAGTCCGCGGTGTCCCGGCAGATCGCCTCGCTGGAGTCGGCGCTCGGCGGAGCCCCGCTCTTCGACCGGCTGCCCCGGGGCGTACGGCTGACGGAGGCCGGGCGGTTCCTCGTGCCGCACGCCGAGGCGGTGGTCGAGCGGCTGCACGACGCGAACCGCGAACTGGCCGCGCTGCGGCGGGTCGCGGGCGGCCGGCTGCGCTTCGGCGCGTTCGCCACGGCCGACGCCGCGCTCGTACCCCGTGCCATCGCCGCGTTCCGGCTGCGCCATCCGGGGGTGCGGCTCACCCGCGAGGAGGGCCTGACGCCCGTGCTCCTGGAGCGGCTCTCCGCGGGCGGCCTCGACCTGGCGATCGTCTCCACGACGGGCCGCGCCCCGCTGGACCCGTACACCCTGCACCACCTCCTCGACGAGTCCCTGTACGTCGCCGTCCCCGCCGACCATCCGCTCGCCGCCGAGCCCTCCGTCCGCCTCCCCCAACTCGCCGACGCAGACTGGATATCCGGCTCCGCCCGCCCCGAGGGCACCCTGCTGGACGCGGCCCTGCGGCACGGTTTCCGGCCGCGCGTCGCGCATGTCGTGGCCGAGTGGACGGCCAAGCAGGGGTACGTCGCCGCCGGGCTCGGGGTGACCCTGGTCCCGGCGCTCGCCGCCGAGTCCGTACGCCCGGACATCGCGCTGCTCGCGGTGCGCGACGAGGAGGCGCCGGCGCGGGCGGTGTACGCGGCGACGGTGCGGGGCCGGTCACTGGGACCGGCGGCGCGGGCGTTCCTGGGGGCACTGCGGGAGGCGGCGACCCGCCTGCCCACCTGA
- a CDS encoding pyroglutamyl peptidase gives MTHICVRLGAGVLGLALVGGLAAAPSASAAAAAPVTVEEQRLDQAAPQEILRRSGFDTVAPGFARALERAGSFGQAERVVVRQGARLWQRAVDRAQGRGPAGGDLSRDDDRPLYWARLGMTREVRQWEPEFGLTDTQRARLLAQLEENSRGENTIRYPHAKGVKRILLTGFDPFTLDRDVRISNPSGATALALDGTTIRTADGPARIETAVFPVRWQDFAQGTVERTLRRQLPRVDLFTTVSQGRVGRFDVERTNGAWRGGFPDNENVSRTETIPVTDPASQPQWTSTTLPYARIVAAPTGRFPVYDHTSVTEIPAGGTDPVVRTDGPTPGSTARAGGGGDYLSNEIAYRATLLRDRLGLHDSLPGGHVHTPVLQFGTGNTDPATGTVTDPEFVQNRLDIIAQVRAIVTVAVSGTGR, from the coding sequence TTGACTCACATATGCGTTCGGCTCGGAGCAGGCGTACTCGGACTGGCCCTGGTGGGCGGCCTGGCCGCGGCGCCCAGCGCGTCGGCGGCAGCGGCGGCCCCCGTCACCGTCGAGGAGCAGCGCCTCGACCAGGCCGCTCCCCAGGAGATCCTGCGGCGCTCCGGATTCGACACGGTGGCCCCCGGGTTCGCGCGGGCGCTGGAGCGGGCGGGCTCGTTCGGACAGGCCGAGCGTGTCGTCGTACGGCAGGGGGCGCGGCTGTGGCAGCGGGCCGTCGACCGGGCGCAGGGGCGGGGCCCGGCGGGCGGCGACCTGAGCCGGGACGACGACCGGCCGCTGTACTGGGCGCGGCTGGGCATGACGCGCGAAGTGCGGCAGTGGGAGCCGGAGTTCGGTCTCACGGACACACAACGCGCCAGGCTGCTGGCCCAGTTGGAGGAGAACTCGCGCGGCGAGAACACCATCCGCTATCCGCACGCCAAGGGCGTGAAGCGGATTCTGCTCACCGGGTTCGACCCGTTCACACTGGACCGTGACGTCCGGATCTCCAACCCGTCCGGAGCCACCGCCCTCGCCCTGGACGGCACGACGATCCGGACCGCGGACGGCCCGGCGCGCATCGAGACCGCCGTGTTCCCGGTCCGCTGGCAGGACTTCGCCCAGGGCACGGTGGAACGGACGCTGCGCCGCCAGCTCCCGCGGGTGGATCTGTTCACCACGGTGAGCCAGGGCCGCGTCGGGCGTTTCGACGTGGAGCGGACCAACGGGGCCTGGCGGGGCGGCTTCCCGGACAACGAGAACGTCTCCCGCACCGAGACGATCCCCGTCACCGACCCGGCCTCGCAGCCGCAGTGGACGTCGACGACGCTCCCGTACGCGCGGATCGTGGCCGCGCCCACGGGCCGCTTCCCCGTGTACGACCACACCTCGGTGACCGAGATCCCGGCGGGCGGCACCGATCCGGTCGTACGTACCGACGGGCCGACCCCGGGTTCGACGGCGCGTGCCGGGGGCGGCGGGGACTATCTCTCCAACGAGATCGCCTACCGCGCGACGCTGCTGCGCGACCGCCTCGGTCTGCACGACAGCCTGCCCGGCGGGCATGTCCACACGCCCGTACTGCAGTTCGGCACGGGCAACACGGACCCGGCGACGGGGACGGTCACGGACCCCGAGTTCGTTCAGAACCGGCTGGACATCATCGCCCAGGTGCGGGCGATCGTGACGGTGGCCGTCAGCGGGACGGGGCGATAG
- a CDS encoding EI24 domain-containing protein, with protein sequence MRDVGAGFGYLIQGQRWVARHGKQYGFGLLPGLITLVLYAAALVTLALYGEDFVTWSTPFADDWSSPWLGLFRGFLTAVLFALALLLAVLTFTAVTLLVGQPFYESLSEKVDRDVSPEGTAPESGLPLWHELWISARDSLRILVRAAVWGVLLFALGFLPFIGQTVVPVIGFFVTGFFLTEELTAVALQRRGVDLRDRLTLLRSRKTLVWGFGTPLGLAFLVPFVAVFLMPGAVAGATLMARDLLDEETDDPDDDHGGHDNHDDHEQRAAA encoded by the coding sequence ATGCGTGATGTCGGGGCGGGGTTCGGTTATCTCATACAGGGCCAGCGATGGGTGGCACGGCACGGAAAGCAGTACGGGTTCGGACTGCTTCCCGGCCTGATCACCCTCGTGCTGTACGCGGCAGCGCTCGTCACCCTCGCTCTGTACGGCGAGGACTTCGTCACCTGGTCCACCCCTTTCGCCGACGACTGGTCCAGCCCCTGGCTGGGCCTCTTCCGCGGCTTCCTCACCGCCGTACTCTTCGCCCTCGCCCTCCTCCTCGCCGTCCTGACCTTCACCGCCGTCACCCTCCTCGTCGGCCAGCCCTTCTACGAGTCCCTCTCGGAGAAGGTCGACAGGGACGTCTCCCCGGAGGGCACGGCCCCGGAGTCCGGCCTCCCGCTCTGGCACGAGCTGTGGATCTCCGCGCGAGACAGCCTCCGCATCCTCGTGCGGGCCGCCGTCTGGGGCGTCCTCCTCTTCGCCCTCGGCTTCCTCCCGTTCATCGGCCAGACCGTCGTCCCCGTGATCGGCTTCTTCGTCACCGGCTTCTTCCTCACGGAGGAACTGACCGCGGTCGCCCTCCAGCGCCGAGGCGTCGACCTCCGCGACCGCCTCACCCTGCTCCGCTCCCGCAAGACGCTGGTCTGGGGCTTCGGCACCCCGCTGGGCCTCGCCTTCCTGGTCCCGTTCGTCGCCGTCTTCCTGATGCCGGGCGCGGTCGCGGGCGCCACACTGATGGCCCGCGACCTGCTGGACGAGGAAACGGACGACCCGGACGACGACCACGGCGGTCACGACAACCACGACGACCACGAACAACGCGCCGCCGCGTGA